In Prochlorococcus marinus XMU1411, one genomic interval encodes:
- the argF gene encoding ornithine carbamoyltransferase: MLKPYKLLSKNFLSISDISIDELVYILDLAKKFKKKELNFEIKDKVLGLIFDKSSTRTRVSFQVAMSRLGGTTIDLNPNTSQIGRGELIKDTARVLSSYCDVLAIRTFKQSDLEDYAKWSTKPVINALTDIEHPCQALADFLTVKEEFGDFKDVVITFVGDGNNVANSLILCGSMLGVEVRVACPKGYEPKNSIIQKAKKINDKNILKITNDIEFAVSGANVLYTDVWSSMGEENNKGKKDSNFNGFTINKKLLNKAREDAIVLHCLPAYRDKEITDEVIESEKSRIFQQAENRMHVQQALLACLLQ, encoded by the coding sequence ATGTTAAAACCATATAAGCTCCTTAGCAAAAACTTTTTATCAATTTCAGATATTTCAATTGATGAATTAGTCTATATTTTGGATCTTGCAAAAAAATTTAAAAAAAAAGAACTTAATTTTGAAATTAAGGATAAAGTTTTAGGTCTAATTTTTGATAAATCCTCAACCCGTACTAGAGTAAGTTTTCAAGTTGCGATGTCGAGACTTGGAGGCACTACTATAGATTTAAACCCTAATACTTCTCAAATAGGAAGAGGAGAATTAATAAAAGATACAGCAAGGGTTTTAAGTAGTTATTGTGATGTATTGGCCATAAGAACATTTAAACAATCAGATTTAGAAGATTATGCAAAATGGTCTACAAAACCAGTTATTAATGCACTCACAGATATTGAGCATCCATGTCAAGCTTTAGCAGATTTTCTTACAGTTAAAGAAGAATTTGGTGATTTTAAGGATGTAGTAATCACATTTGTGGGCGATGGTAATAATGTCGCAAATTCTCTAATACTATGTGGATCCATGTTGGGCGTAGAAGTTAGAGTGGCTTGCCCAAAAGGTTATGAGCCAAAAAATTCAATAATTCAAAAGGCAAAAAAAATTAATGATAAAAATATTTTAAAAATAACTAATGATATAGAATTTGCTGTTTCAGGCGCTAACGTTTTATACACAGATGTTTGGTCCTCTATGGGCGAAGAAAATAACAAAGGTAAAAAAGATTCTAACTTTAATGGATTTACTATCAATAAAAAATTATTAAATAAAGCAAGAGAAGATGCGATTGTTTTACATTGTCTTCCAGCTTACAGAGATAAAGAGATTACTGATGAAGTAATAGAAAGCGAAAAAAGTAGAATTTTTCAACAAGCTGAAAATAGAATGCATGTCCAACAAGCTCTTTTAGCTTGCCTTCTTCAATAA
- a CDS encoding polysaccharide biosynthesis/export family protein codes for MNNTKYKINIKSRKLMLSGFIFIFLLFGFFESFKKLYASNNTSSPSSEYLRKKDKDSFYIIGPGDVLSFTFTDDPEDKEQFRENLLVDGQGMITLKRLNKIYVSGLTIQELKNILQVEYEKFVLNPNINIEVQKYRPITIYIDGEVENPGSHVLTGMVQVDNLSSFDEDIVGFQFDEQKQVIFPKLFDALRKSGGVTINADIRNIEVIRKNPISNGGGKIKTKIDLLKVLELEDSSQNIRILDGDMIKVKKGKEKAIGQISKIIKSNINPKFITVYVSGRVDNSGPVNLAKTGTMIDAIDVAGGPKVLKGPIQFIRYDNDGNIIRRKIRYSRNSKPGSKKNPYLRNGDIIYVGKSTFNVATEVLSEVTSPFTGIVSTYLFFDSAFN; via the coding sequence ATGAATAATACTAAATACAAAATAAACATTAAATCAAGAAAATTGATGTTATCTGGATTTATATTTATTTTCTTACTATTTGGATTTTTTGAATCTTTTAAGAAATTGTATGCATCAAATAATACTTCTTCTCCAAGCAGTGAATATTTAAGAAAAAAAGATAAAGATTCTTTTTACATAATTGGTCCAGGTGATGTCTTATCTTTTACTTTTACTGATGATCCAGAAGATAAAGAACAATTTAGAGAAAATTTATTAGTTGATGGGCAAGGTATGATTACTTTAAAAAGGCTAAATAAAATTTATGTATCGGGTTTAACTATTCAAGAGTTAAAAAATATTTTACAAGTAGAATATGAAAAATTTGTATTAAATCCAAATATTAATATAGAAGTTCAAAAATATCGTCCAATAACTATTTATATAGATGGAGAAGTTGAAAATCCAGGAAGTCATGTTTTGACTGGGATGGTTCAAGTTGACAATCTAAGTTCTTTTGATGAAGATATCGTTGGTTTTCAATTTGATGAACAAAAACAAGTTATTTTTCCGAAATTATTTGATGCCCTAAGGAAAAGTGGTGGAGTAACCATAAATGCAGATATTAGAAATATAGAAGTTATTAGAAAAAATCCAATATCTAATGGCGGGGGCAAAATAAAGACAAAAATAGATCTTTTAAAAGTTTTAGAATTAGAGGATTCTTCTCAAAATATCCGTATACTGGACGGAGATATGATTAAAGTAAAAAAAGGAAAAGAAAAGGCCATAGGACAAATCTCAAAGATTATAAAATCTAATATTAATCCAAAATTTATAACAGTTTATGTTAGTGGAAGAGTAGATAATTCAGGACCAGTTAACCTCGCAAAAACGGGAACTATGATTGATGCCATTGATGTTGCAGGTGGTCCTAAAGTATTGAAAGGACCTATTCAATTTATAAGATACGATAATGATGGAAATATAATAAGAAGAAAAATAAGATATTCTAGAAATTCAAAACCTGGATCTAAAAAAAATCCCTATTTAAGAAATGGAGATATCATATATGTAGGTAAAAGTACTTTCAATGTTGCTACTGAGGTTCTCAGTGAGGTTACAAGTCCATTTACTGGAATAGTTTCAACTTATCTATTTTTTGATAGCGCATTTAATTAA
- the ribD gene encoding bifunctional diaminohydroxyphosphoribosylaminopyrimidine deaminase/5-amino-6-(5-phosphoribosylamino)uracil reductase RibD has product MFEEDVSHTKWMKRAIYLASLGKGKTSPNPMVGAVILDKNRNLISEGFHHKAGEPHAEAMAFNNLKKDAKGGSMYVNLEPCCHQGKTPPCVDKVISSGIKDIYISSEDPDKRVSGKGIKMLKEAGVKVHLGLCKKESLELNKSFIYRNTTNNAYGVLKWAMSIDGRIALKNGKSKWITNKKSRSLVHSYRSEFDAIIIGGNTLRKDNPLLNTRGLKAPEPIRVVFTKTLDLPEKANMWDCKTAKTIVVYDSSTANEKLLTRIPEQVEVEKLSSDNPKLISQLLAKRGCNKVLWECGPKLATSALKSGCIQEIITFIAPKILGGENCMNPFGDFEFQEMDEVINLNHSQVNLVGSDICVKNFLKLL; this is encoded by the coding sequence ATGTTTGAAGAAGATGTAAGCCATACAAAATGGATGAAAAGAGCTATTTATTTAGCTTCATTAGGCAAAGGTAAAACAAGCCCAAATCCAATGGTGGGAGCAGTAATACTTGATAAAAATAGAAATCTTATTTCTGAGGGGTTTCATCACAAAGCGGGAGAACCCCATGCAGAGGCAATGGCCTTTAATAATTTAAAAAAAGATGCTAAAGGCGGTTCGATGTATGTTAATCTCGAGCCTTGTTGTCATCAAGGCAAGACACCACCATGTGTAGATAAAGTCATTTCCTCAGGGATAAAAGATATATACATATCCAGTGAAGATCCTGACAAAAGAGTTTCTGGAAAGGGGATAAAAATGCTTAAGGAGGCTGGAGTTAAAGTACATTTAGGTCTTTGCAAAAAAGAATCCCTAGAATTAAATAAATCTTTTATTTATAGAAATACAACTAATAATGCATATGGTGTACTCAAATGGGCAATGAGTATTGATGGAAGGATAGCCTTGAAAAATGGTAAGAGTAAATGGATTACTAATAAAAAGTCAAGATCATTAGTACATTCTTATAGATCTGAATTTGATGCAATAATTATTGGTGGTAATACCTTAAGAAAAGATAACCCACTTTTGAATACAAGAGGTCTCAAAGCTCCAGAGCCTATTAGAGTAGTTTTCACAAAAACATTAGACCTTCCGGAAAAAGCTAATATGTGGGATTGTAAGACAGCAAAAACTATTGTTGTTTATGATTCTTCTACAGCAAATGAAAAGCTCTTAACAAGAATCCCTGAACAAGTTGAAGTTGAAAAGTTATCTTCTGATAATCCAAAGTTGATTTCTCAATTACTCGCTAAAAGAGGATGTAATAAGGTTCTATGGGAATGTGGTCCTAAATTAGCTACTTCGGCGCTTAAATCTGGTTGTATTCAGGAAATAATTACTTTTATTGCCCCAAAGATTTTAGGTGGAGAAAATTGTATGAATCCTTTTGGAGATTTTGAGTTCCAAGAGATGGATGAAGTAATTAATTTAAACCACTCTCAAGTAAATTTGGTAGGAAGTGATATTTGTGTAAAAAATTTTTTAAAATTACTCTAA
- the cbiT gene encoding precorrin-6Y C5,15-methyltransferase (decarboxylating) subunit CbiT: MTDINRKIHVLGINSFKLEDLPLRLQNLFIETVNIAVPNSYFEEIKSWNDKTLKRKKSFFASHSNNELIDWLKSQKNDVILISRGDPLWFGIGRILLENFSKDELSFYPSNTCIQLAFSKLKIPWQESINVSIHGRDSTKLIEALKTKPSNLAIITDSKNDSLEIIKKNLSELNLIDFYDFWLCEEIGFKNEKISKLNLKETLPSHVSSLNIAVLTKKKENYLDNNLPLFGISDNIFKTFEDRPNLLTKREVRIQILADLELPKNGVIWDIGAGCGSIGLEALKIRPNLDLFCIDKRVGSKALIMENSKRLGVEPKLIFEEDVNNIINSKILSFSKKPNRLVIGGCDKKTKLQIINLAQDMSIGDIIVIPIIDIQTIDALKERLEDKSFQTKLNLIQTYKSLSIAEGTRLEPNNPVFLLTGKKVN, translated from the coding sequence ATGACAGATATAAATAGAAAAATACATGTATTAGGAATTAATTCTTTTAAACTTGAAGATTTACCTCTTAGATTGCAAAACTTATTTATAGAAACAGTTAATATCGCAGTTCCAAATTCATATTTTGAAGAAATTAAATCATGGAATGACAAAACTTTAAAAAGAAAGAAATCATTTTTTGCAAGCCACAGCAATAATGAACTAATTGACTGGCTTAAATCTCAAAAAAATGATGTTATTTTAATTTCAAGAGGAGATCCTCTTTGGTTTGGAATTGGGAGAATTCTCTTAGAAAATTTTTCAAAAGATGAATTAAGCTTTTACCCTTCAAATACTTGCATTCAATTAGCATTTAGTAAGTTAAAGATTCCATGGCAGGAGAGTATTAACGTAAGTATTCATGGAAGAGATTCAACTAAATTAATTGAAGCTCTTAAAACTAAGCCTTCAAATTTGGCCATCATCACAGACTCAAAAAACGATAGTTTAGAAATAATCAAAAAAAACCTATCAGAATTAAATCTGATTGACTTTTATGATTTTTGGCTTTGTGAAGAGATAGGTTTCAAAAATGAAAAAATAAGTAAATTAAATCTAAAAGAAACATTACCCTCTCATGTATCAAGTTTAAACATAGCTGTTCTTACAAAAAAAAAGGAAAATTATTTAGATAATAATCTTCCTCTTTTCGGCATAAGTGATAATATTTTTAAAACTTTTGAAGATAGACCAAATCTATTAACCAAAAGAGAGGTTCGTATCCAAATCTTGGCAGATCTAGAGCTCCCAAAAAATGGTGTAATTTGGGATATAGGTGCAGGTTGTGGATCAATTGGTTTAGAAGCACTAAAGATAAGACCTAATTTAGATTTATTTTGTATCGACAAAAGAGTAGGCTCAAAAGCATTAATTATGGAAAACTCAAAAAGATTGGGAGTCGAACCAAAATTAATTTTCGAAGAGGACGTAAATAATATTATTAACTCAAAAATTTTAAGTTTTTCTAAAAAACCTAATAGATTGGTAATTGGAGGATGTGATAAAAAAACTAAACTTCAGATCATTAATTTAGCTCAAGATATGAGTATTGGAGATATTATTGTTATTCCAATAATAGATATTCAAACTATTGATGCATTAAAAGAAAGACTAGAAGATAAAAGCTTCCAAACAAAGTTAAATTTGATTCAGACTTACAAAAGTTTGAGTATAGCTGAGGGAACAAGATTGGAACCAAATAATCCTGTTTTTTTACTAACAGGGAAAAAGGTAAATTAA
- the lexA gene encoding transcriptional repressor LexA, whose protein sequence is MAYSAEETLTDAQNELYLWIKEYLKKFQHSPSIRQMMDAMGLKSPAPIQSRLKHLQEKGYISWQEGKARTLQIVDDLVTGIPILGSVAAGGLVETYSDIQENLDISEVLKKKDVFALTVNGDSMINACIADGDMVLMEPIKDRYSLRNGMIVSALVPGLGTTLKYFFKRGEKIFLEAANPNYEPIELNPSEVVFQGRLLAVWRKHY, encoded by the coding sequence GTGGCCTACTCTGCTGAAGAAACTCTTACCGATGCTCAAAATGAGCTTTATTTATGGATAAAAGAATATTTAAAAAAGTTTCAACATAGCCCCTCCATAAGGCAAATGATGGATGCTATGGGACTTAAGTCTCCAGCTCCTATTCAAAGTCGATTAAAACATCTTCAAGAAAAGGGCTACATATCATGGCAAGAAGGGAAAGCAAGAACCTTACAAATTGTTGATGATTTAGTTACGGGGATTCCTATTCTAGGATCAGTTGCAGCTGGCGGATTAGTTGAAACTTATTCTGATATTCAAGAAAATTTAGATATATCTGAAGTATTGAAAAAAAAGGATGTTTTTGCTCTTACTGTTAATGGAGATTCAATGATAAACGCATGCATCGCTGATGGGGATATGGTTTTGATGGAACCGATAAAAGATAGATATTCTTTAAGAAATGGAATGATTGTTAGCGCTCTTGTTCCAGGATTAGGAACGACTTTAAAATATTTTTTTAAACGAGGAGAGAAAATCTTTTTAGAAGCGGCTAATCCGAATTATGAGCCTATAGAATTAAACCCTTCAGAAGTTGTCTTTCAAGGAAGACTTTTAGCTGTTTGGAGGAAGCATTACTAA
- a CDS encoding NAD(+) kinase, which yields MVRKAGLIVNDGKELAVQTASSVQEKLKKSNYEVVRVSSSGGMVGFANPDQHVRPLGYSNCVPDGFDSSMEFAIVLGGDGTVLSAARQTAPAKIPILTINTGHLGFLAEAYLSNLNQAIDKLISRNWDIEERTCFIVSVMRNDQRRWESLCLNEMALHREPLTSMCHFEISIGRHAPVDISADGVILSTPTGSTAYSLSAGGPVITPDCPVVQLTPIAPHSLASRALVFNDSEPVTVFPATPERLVMVVDGNAGCYVWPEDRVLIRKSKHSVKFIRLEDHEFFQVLRNKLGWGLPHVAKPNK from the coding sequence TTGGTACGTAAAGCGGGACTAATAGTTAATGATGGTAAAGAACTGGCCGTACAAACTGCAAGTTCTGTTCAGGAAAAATTGAAAAAATCTAATTATGAAGTTGTAAGAGTTAGTAGTTCTGGCGGGATGGTTGGATTTGCTAATCCTGATCAACACGTGCGACCTTTGGGATATTCGAATTGTGTCCCAGATGGTTTTGATTCATCAATGGAATTTGCAATTGTTCTTGGTGGGGATGGAACTGTGCTTTCAGCGGCTAGGCAAACGGCACCAGCAAAAATTCCTATCCTTACCATAAATACTGGTCATCTAGGATTTCTTGCAGAAGCTTATTTATCAAATTTAAATCAAGCTATTGATAAACTTATTTCTAGAAATTGGGATATTGAAGAAAGAACATGTTTTATTGTAAGCGTAATGAGAAATGATCAGAGGAGATGGGAGTCTCTCTGTTTGAATGAGATGGCTCTCCATAGAGAACCACTAACAAGTATGTGTCATTTTGAGATTTCAATAGGAAGACATGCCCCTGTTGATATTTCAGCTGATGGAGTAATTTTATCTACTCCAACTGGCTCCACAGCATATTCACTTAGTGCTGGAGGGCCAGTCATTACGCCTGATTGCCCAGTTGTTCAACTAACTCCAATTGCTCCACATTCGTTAGCATCGAGAGCACTAGTTTTTAATGATTCAGAGCCAGTAACTGTTTTCCCAGCAACTCCTGAGAGATTAGTAATGGTTGTTGATGGAAATGCTGGTTGTTATGTTTGGCCTGAGGATAGAGTTTTAATAAGAAAAAGTAAACATTCGGTGAAGTTCATTAGACTTGAAGACCATGAATTTTTCCAGGTTTTAAGAAATAAACTAGGTTGGGGTCTACCCCATGTAGCTAAACCAAATAAATAA
- the ftsH gene encoding ATP-dependent zinc metalloprotease FtsH, whose product MPIRQDDNQPNKRFGIVNIILIGVGALLLFSSLFPNQNMQIPRVPYSLFIDQVNDGEVKRAYITQEQIRYELNGAEEGAPSVLATTPIFDMDLPQRLESKGVEFAAAPPKKPNFFSTILSWVVPPLIFILVLQFFARRSMGGGGAQGALSFTKSKAKVYVPDDESKVTFEDVAGVDEAKDELTEIVDFLKKPERYTDIGARIPKGVLLVGPPGTGKTLLSKAVAGEAEVPFFIISGSEFVELFVGAGAARVRDLFEQAKKKAPCIIFIDELDAIGKSRSGSMGVVGGNDEREQTLNQLLTEMDGFASTDKPVIVLAATNQPEVLDAALLRPGRFDRQVLVDRPDLSGRKTILEIYTKKVKLSDSIDLDSIAQATSGFAGADLANMVNEAALLAARAKRKSVEQQDLSEAIERVVAGLEKKSRVLQDDEKKVVAYHEVGHAIVGHLMPGGSKVAKISIVPRGMSALGYTLQLPTEERFLNSKDELKGQIATLLGGRSAEEVVFGKITTGASNDLQRATDIAEQMVGTFGMSDILGPLAYDKQGGGQFLGNGNNPRRSVSDATAQAIDKEVRDLVDDAHETALKILRNNLPLLESISQKILKEEVIEGEDLKNLLSESKMPA is encoded by the coding sequence ATGCCTATAAGACAAGACGATAACCAACCTAATAAAAGATTCGGAATTGTAAATATTATTTTAATTGGTGTGGGAGCTTTGCTTTTATTCAGTAGCCTTTTCCCAAATCAAAATATGCAGATTCCTAGAGTACCTTATTCACTCTTTATTGATCAAGTAAATGATGGCGAAGTAAAAAGAGCGTATATAACTCAAGAACAAATTAGATATGAATTAAATGGAGCTGAAGAAGGGGCACCGTCAGTGTTGGCTACGACTCCAATCTTTGATATGGACCTTCCCCAAAGATTAGAAAGTAAAGGTGTCGAATTTGCAGCAGCTCCTCCAAAGAAGCCTAATTTCTTTTCAACAATCCTCAGCTGGGTAGTGCCTCCCTTGATTTTTATTCTTGTTTTGCAATTCTTTGCAAGACGAAGTATGGGAGGTGGTGGAGCTCAAGGAGCTTTAAGTTTTACTAAAAGTAAAGCAAAAGTCTATGTGCCAGATGATGAATCCAAAGTAACTTTCGAAGATGTGGCAGGAGTTGATGAGGCAAAAGATGAGTTAACTGAGATTGTTGATTTCTTAAAAAAACCAGAAAGGTACACAGATATAGGTGCAAGGATTCCTAAAGGGGTACTTCTTGTTGGACCACCTGGAACAGGTAAAACCCTCCTTTCCAAAGCAGTTGCTGGAGAGGCAGAAGTTCCATTTTTTATCATCTCAGGATCTGAATTTGTAGAACTTTTTGTTGGCGCTGGTGCTGCGAGAGTAAGAGACTTGTTTGAACAAGCCAAAAAGAAAGCACCTTGTATAATATTTATTGACGAATTAGACGCTATTGGTAAGAGTCGCTCTGGTTCAATGGGAGTTGTTGGGGGTAATGATGAAAGAGAACAAACATTAAACCAGCTTCTTACAGAAATGGATGGTTTTGCTTCTACTGATAAGCCAGTTATAGTCCTTGCTGCAACCAACCAACCAGAGGTTCTTGATGCAGCCTTATTAAGGCCTGGAAGATTTGATAGACAAGTTTTAGTTGATAGGCCTGACTTATCTGGTAGAAAAACAATACTAGAAATTTATACTAAAAAAGTTAAGCTATCAGATTCAATTGATTTGGATTCCATAGCCCAAGCCACAAGTGGTTTTGCTGGTGCAGATCTAGCAAACATGGTTAATGAAGCAGCCTTGCTTGCAGCGAGAGCCAAAAGAAAAAGTGTTGAACAACAAGACTTAAGTGAGGCGATCGAAAGGGTTGTTGCAGGTTTAGAGAAGAAAAGTAGAGTCCTTCAGGATGATGAGAAAAAAGTGGTTGCTTATCACGAAGTTGGGCATGCTATCGTTGGGCATCTTATGCCAGGAGGATCGAAGGTTGCTAAAATATCAATCGTCCCGAGAGGTATGAGCGCGCTAGGATATACATTGCAACTTCCAACGGAAGAAAGATTCCTTAATTCTAAAGACGAATTGAAAGGGCAAATAGCTACTTTACTAGGTGGGAGATCAGCTGAAGAAGTTGTTTTTGGTAAAATTACAACTGGAGCTTCAAACGACCTCCAAAGAGCAACTGATATAGCGGAACAAATGGTAGGTACTTTTGGTATGAGTGATATTCTTGGCCCTTTGGCTTACGATAAGCAAGGTGGAGGTCAATTCTTGGGTAATGGGAATAATCCAAGAAGATCAGTTAGTGATGCTACTGCACAAGCTATTGATAAGGAAGTTAGAGATCTAGTTGATGATGCTCATGAGACGGCATTGAAAATTTTGAGAAATAATTTACCTTTGCTTGAATCAATTTCCCAAAAAATACTCAAAGAGGAAGTTATTGAGGGTGAAGATCTTAAAAATCTTCTTTCTGAAAGTAAAATGCCAGCTTAG
- a CDS encoding DUF3122 domain-containing protein: MKKITKSNNNIFSKGIFPLLLLLCFILNPLNVYAEVAETEINGELINASSEFLRDLDFETWQLVAYKSPLYEDKLILRVIGYPGNLRIDHPTGLRVESGRKQWLLDDKTLLNVELSNDVRQAAAEFDLDSLIQNIDKNRPLRLSLSGVFSDLPVPPFVVKEWRSLN, translated from the coding sequence ATGAAGAAAATTACAAAATCAAATAACAACATTTTTTCAAAAGGGATATTCCCTTTATTATTATTACTTTGCTTTATTTTGAACCCATTAAATGTTTATGCCGAGGTTGCAGAAACGGAAATTAATGGGGAATTAATAAATGCTAGTAGTGAGTTTTTAAGAGACTTGGATTTTGAAACATGGCAGTTAGTGGCTTATAAATCTCCTCTTTACGAAGATAAATTAATCTTAAGGGTCATAGGTTATCCTGGGAATCTAAGGATTGATCATCCCACTGGATTAAGGGTTGAATCTGGTAGAAAACAGTGGTTATTAGATGATAAAACATTACTTAACGTAGAATTATCAAATGACGTTAGGCAAGCTGCTGCAGAATTTGATCTAGATTCACTGATTCAAAATATTGATAAAAACAGACCATTGAGATTATCTTTATCTGGTGTCTTTTCAGATTTGCCAGTTCCTCCGTTCGTTGTTAAAGAATGGAGATCACTTAATTGA
- a CDS encoding GumC family protein — MTEKKSIINSIDKSVKNDDIEIRPIIEKIIRNKIFILSFALLSSFISAIVAINTPKLWEGEFQIVYDEEGQRSAGGALGNLDFSIFNIGSASRLNTQINVLKSPFVLMDIYQNVKKQRNDKSLTFKKWTKSLDIEIIEETNVVKVVYKDQDKILLKKVLEDISRSYEIYRKDKRKRDIAKSMDFLELQIKKYEDKSNKDYAELLAYANQQSMFVPTVLNDLTATRADQFMAAQIDSFNRLKEIELTIEQLKKIPIDSDEVFAKTSLVDNKEERIPEYRTYLDNEIKLSNLRKIFKDEDISIQTLIAQRSNLRKEIRSKLFSYLLAEKNLLTAKVESLNRSQDKLNKFGNLLRIALKSKTTLDAMEQNYIQLSLEKSNDLNEAQIITKPTILPYAVAPLKKRMVITTFLFSLIFASLISYIFEKLRNILSSKYELSTIIRNKTIDHLQSNQTSEWKDIISILIKSMNLDSKSKTVFYQFGAKEDFEISYINEILEDLLGENNFLITSNISDLLKYKQIICLVYLGVVKKSEFQKLTDRLNSIPDLNISYLTID, encoded by the coding sequence GTGACAGAAAAAAAATCAATCATAAATTCTATTGATAAATCAGTAAAAAATGATGATATAGAAATTCGGCCAATAATTGAAAAAATTATTAGAAATAAAATATTTATTCTTTCATTTGCACTACTTAGTAGCTTTATATCTGCAATAGTTGCAATTAATACACCAAAACTTTGGGAGGGGGAATTTCAAATTGTTTATGATGAGGAAGGTCAGAGATCTGCAGGCGGTGCACTTGGTAATTTAGACTTTTCTATTTTTAATATAGGATCAGCCAGTAGATTAAATACACAAATAAACGTTTTAAAGAGTCCTTTCGTACTTATGGACATTTATCAAAATGTAAAAAAACAAAGAAATGACAAATCTCTGACATTTAAAAAATGGACAAAATCTTTAGATATAGAAATAATTGAAGAAACAAATGTAGTTAAGGTTGTTTATAAAGATCAAGATAAAATACTTCTAAAAAAAGTTTTAGAAGATATCTCAAGATCTTATGAAATTTACAGAAAAGACAAAAGGAAAAGAGATATTGCAAAAAGCATGGATTTTCTTGAACTGCAAATTAAAAAATATGAAGACAAATCTAATAAGGATTATGCAGAATTGCTTGCATATGCTAACCAGCAGTCAATGTTTGTTCCAACCGTACTAAATGATCTTACTGCTACGAGAGCAGATCAATTTATGGCAGCTCAAATAGATTCCTTCAACAGATTGAAGGAAATTGAATTGACTATAGAACAACTAAAAAAAATACCTATTGATTCAGATGAAGTTTTTGCTAAGACCTCTTTAGTGGATAATAAAGAAGAAAGAATCCCTGAATATAGAACCTACTTAGATAATGAAATTAAATTATCTAATTTAAGAAAGATATTTAAAGATGAAGATATCTCTATTCAAACTTTAATTGCTCAAAGATCCAACTTAAGGAAAGAGATTAGATCAAAATTATTTTCTTATTTATTGGCAGAGAAGAATTTATTAACAGCAAAGGTAGAATCATTAAATCGCTCACAAGATAAATTAAATAAATTTGGAAATTTACTAAGAATTGCTTTGAAAAGTAAAACAACTCTTGATGCAATGGAACAGAACTACATTCAATTATCTTTAGAGAAGTCGAATGATTTAAATGAGGCTCAGATTATAACAAAACCAACAATTTTACCTTATGCAGTGGCACCCTTAAAAAAAAGAATGGTTATAACTACATTTTTATTTAGTTTGATATTCGCTTCACTGATATCCTATATTTTTGAAAAATTAAGAAATATTCTTAGTTCAAAATATGAGCTTTCCACAATTATACGAAATAAAACAATTGATCATCTTCAGAGTAATCAAACTTCCGAATGGAAAGATATTATTTCGATTTTGATAAAATCTATGAATTTGGACTCAAAAAGTAAAACTGTATTTTACCAATTTGGGGCAAAAGAAGATTTTGAGATATCTTACATAAATGAAATTTTGGAAGATCTTTTGGGGGAAAATAATTTTCTCATAACCTCGAACATAAGTGATTTATTAAAATATAAACAAATAATTTGTTTAGTTTATTTGGGAGTTGTTAAAAAAAGTGAATTTCAAAAGCTAACTGATCGTTTAAATTCGATACCTGACTTGAATATTAGTTACCTCACGATTGATTAA